The DNA sequence GCCGATCAGGCGACGCCAGACGGCGATGTTGGAGGCGTCGACGCTGCCACCCGCATGAACCAGCAGCGCTGACCCGCGACGCTCCACCAGGACGTGCAGCTCTTCTTCCGCAGGAGCTTCCGCAGGAGCCTGCGGGGCGACGAACGCCTCGCCGACGCACGCCTCGGCAATGACGCCACGGACCGTCATCGCGGCGGCCGGAATTGCTTCCGCCCGCTCCGATCCGGTCCCGTTGCGGCGCCAAGTAGCGCGACGAGTGAGTTTACGCCGTAAACCGAACAGCATGCGGTTGAAACTACGCCGGATTGTTTACGTTGTAAACCTGTCCGCGGTGGCTTTCTTGGATCGTCCTGCCGTCCCGCTACAACCCGCTTCGACCCCCGGACGCACCACCGCCCCGCGCGCCGTAATCGGCGCACGGGGCGGCGTTCTCGCTTGCTAGTCCTTGAAGGCGTCCTTGACGTTCTCGCCGGCCTTCTTCAGGCTCGACTTCCCCTGGTCGGCCTTGCCCTCGTTCCTGAGCTCGTCATTACCGGTGACCTTGCCGGCGGCTTCTTTGGCTTTGCCCGCGACATCCTGTGCGGCGTTTCTGGCTTTGTCTGCCAATCCCATCGTCAGCTCCTCCCTAATGTGGCGTTGCAACACGAGCGATACCCACGGTGTTTACAACGTAAACCTCCCGGGTGCCGGTTGCCTCAGCGCCGGGCGAGCAGCAGTTCGAGCCGGTCCAGCATGGCCTCCAGCGCCTCCTCGAACTCCGCGGTGCTGCGGTCTTGCGACAACATCGGCTGCAGACGCAGCAGGTGCGGGTAGTCGGTCAGGTCGCGTGCGGACCGCTCGCCCCTGTCATCGAGCAGGGCCTCATCGGGGTGCAGTTCCGCGCCGCGCGCCGACACCTCCAACAGCAGGTGACCGATCAGGAACGTGGTGTAGGAGCGGTAGGCCGCCACCGCGGCCGCATCGTCGAATCCATAGGAGATCAGCGTGTCGAGGAAGCTTTCCATCCAGCGCAGGCTGCGCAGCGGCGGCCGAACCCATGGCGCCTCCGGCGCCTGGGTGGCCACCAGCGGAAAAACCTCCGGATGGTCGAGTGCGATCTGGCGGACACCATGCGCCAACCGCATGAGGTAGTCCTGCCAGCCGTCTTCCTGGCGCCGCGCCGCGAGTTGATCGGCGTAGAGCCGGTCGATGATGTGGTCGACGACCCCGCTGAGCAGGTCACCACGGCCGTGCACGTAGCGGTAGAGCGCCATCGCCTCGACCCCGCAGGCCGCACCCAGCGCACGCATCGTCAATTTCGACAGGCCCTGGCGATCAATGAAGCCGATGGCCATTTCCAGGATTCCGTCGCGACTCAACTGCGACGGCGAGCGCGGGCCGCCGACCGTGTCCGCAGCGTCCACCCCGGCATCCACCAGACCACCCCTTCTCAATGCACCGATACAAAGGTCAGCCGGCCTTCATCTCCGCGGCGATTCGTGCCTCAGTTTACGTCGTAAGCCCGTCCCAGCCGCCGGAAATACCGCCCTCCCCCGATCGAACCGATGACAAACCGCACTCCACCTCGGCCCAATGCCGGACGATCAGCCCTTGACGCCCCGACCGATCGAAACCTAGATTCACTCGGATTGAACTCTTGTTCATTCTCTCTGAATGCACGCTCACCATGGTTTCGCCAACCTTCGATCGCCGACTCAGGAGACCGCATGCCCGACTACGAAGACATCACCTATGAGGTCGACGGCCCCGCTGCCGTCATCACGATCAACCGTCCACACCGCTACAACGCCTTCCGCGGCCAAACCGTGGAGGAAATGATCAAGGCGTTCCGGGCAGCCTGGGCCGACACCCAGGTCGCGGCCATCATCCTCACCGGGGCCGGCGAGAAGGCCTTCTGCACCGGCGGCGACGTCAAGCAGCGCGCCGAGACCGGTGACTACGGTCCCACCGAAAGCGGCATGTTCGAGATCGGCTACCTGCACAAGCTGATTCGCGACGTGCCCAAGCCGGTGATCGCGGCGGTCAACGGTGTCGCCATCGGCGGTGGCCACGTGCTGCACGTCCTGTGCGATCTCTCAATAGCTTCCGACACCGCCAGGTTCGGTCAGGCCGGGCCCCGGGTCGGATCGTTCGACGCTGGATTCGGCTCGGCGTACCTGGCCCGCGTCGTCGGCGAGAAGCGCGCCCGCGAACTCTGGTACCTGTGCCGGCAGTACGACGCCGCCACCGCCGAACGCTGGGGGCTGGTGAACTGGGTCGTCCCGGCCGAACGACTCCTCGACGAAGCCAAGGCGGTCGCCGCCGAGATCGCCGAAAAGAGCCCAACCGCACTGCGCTTCCTCAAGCAGTCCTTCAACGCCGACACCGACCACCAAGCCGGTCTGAGCAACCTGGCGATGTCGGCGCTGGAGATCTTCGTGCACACCGACGAAGGCAGGGAGGGCGCCGCAGCGTTCGCCGAGAAGCGTCCCGCCGACTTCGGCCAGTTCATCACGGCCTAGCACCGACCAGGACAGGACCACCTCATGAGCAATACTCTCGCGCTGGTCACCGGAGCCGGATCAGGTATAGGCAAGGCGATCACCCTGGCATTCGCCGCACAGGGCGACCGAGTGATCGCCGCCGATCTCGACCTCGCCGCGGCCGAGGCCACCGCCGCCCAACATCCCGAGCTCATCACGGCATTGCCGGTCGACGTCGCCGACCGCGCGCAGGTCGACACGTTACGTGACCGGACACACGCCGAGATCGGCGTGCCGACCGTGCTGGTCAACGCGGCCGGGTGGGACCGTACCGACCAATTTCTCAACGCCACAACGGAATTCGCCGAGAAGGTGGTGGCTATCAACTACCTCGGGCCAGTTCACGTCTGCAGCGCGTTCTTGCCGGGGATGATCGAGGCCGGCGGGGGTGGACGCATCATCAACCTGGCCAGCGACGCCGGGCGGGTCGGCAGTGCGGGCGAAAGCATCTACGCCGGCGCCAAGGGTGGGGTGATCGCACTGACCAAGTCACTGGCCCGGGAGATGGCCCGCCACACGATAACCGTCAACTGCGTCTGTCCGGGGCCGACCGATACTCCGCTGTTCGCGGCTCAGCCCGAGAAGCTGAAAGAGGCTCTGGTCAAGGCGATCCCGTTCCGTCGGTTGGCCCGCCCGGAGGAGGTCGCCGCGCCGGTGCTGTTCTTCGCCTCCGATACCGCGTCATTCATCACCGGTCAGGTGATCAGCGTCAGCGGTGGTCTGACGATGGCGGGCTGAGCGATGGCCGCCAAGCTGGAGTACGGCCCCGAGCACCGGCAATTCCGGGAGATGGTCGCTGAATTCGTGCAGCGCAGCGTCGTCGAAGTCCACGAGAACCGCGAGCGATCCGGCTGTTGGGAACGCGCCCTGTTCACTGAGGCCGGCCGCCTGGGCCTACTGGGCTTCCCGGTGTCCGAGGAACTCGGCGGTCCGGGCGTACACGACTTCCGCTATCACGCCATCGTGATTGAAGAACTGCAACGAGCCGGGGCGGCTGCCGAAGCGATCGCGTTTTCGCTGCAGAACGACGTGGTGCTGCCCTACCTGACCGACCTCACCACCCCCGAACAGCAAAAGCGCTGGCTACCGGCGGTGGTCACCGGCGAGACAGTGCTCGGTATCGCGATGACCGAGCCCGGCACCGGCAGCGATCTCGCAGGCATTCGCACCACGGCTCGTCGTGATGGCGAGTACTACGTAGTCAACGGCGCGAAGACCTTCATCTCCAACGGCCAAACCGGTGATCTGTTCGTGGTCGCGGTGCGCACCGCAGAAGACCGGCACCGGGGGCTGTCTTTGCTGGTGGTCGAGGCCGACACACCGGGTTTCCACCGGGGCCGCAATCTGGAGAAGATCGGCCTGCACGCCCAGGACACCAGCGAACTGGCCTTCACCGATATGCGGGTGCCAGCGGCAAACCTGCTCGGAGAGGAGGGACAGGGGTTCTTTCAGCTAGTCCGCAACCTGCCGCAGGAGCGGCTGTCGTTGGGGGTCGGTGCGGTCGCGGCCGCCGAAGGCGTACTGCGCGAGACGCTCGACTACGTAAAGCAGCGCCAAGCGTTCGGTTCGCCGATCGCGGGATTCCAGAATACCCAGTTCGTGCTCGCTGAGGTCGCCACCGAACTCGACATCGCGCGGACCTTCCTCGACGACTGCATCGCCGAGCACCTGGCAGGCGATCTGACCGCGGCGCGCGCCGCCAAGCTGAAATGGTGGTCCACCGACCTACAGGTGCGCACCGCGGATCGTTGCCTGCAACTGTTCGGCGGTTACGGTTACATGCGCGAATACCCGGTCTCGCGGGCCTTCGTCGACGCCCGCATCCAGACCATCTACGGCGGCACCAACGAGATCATGAAGACGATCATCGCCAAAGACCTGGGGATCTGATTCTCCGATAGGAGCACGCCTTGACCACTGACTACGGTCAACTGCCGGTCGAGGAAGCCGTACGCGCAGCCCGGACCGATTCGCGACGTCGTCAGATCCTTGATGCAGCAGTCAAAGTCATGCAGAAGACTGGCTTCCACCAGATGTCGATGCAGGACCTGGCCACCGAGGCCGACGTGAGCGTCGGCTTGATCTACAAGTACTTTTCCGGCAAAGAAGACCTGCTTCTGGCGACCATAGTGCGGATCCAGGATGCGTTCAGCGATCAACTCACCCCCGTCATCGCCGACGCGGGAGACGACCCTGTCCAGCAGTTGACGGCTGGCATCCGGCGCTACATCGAGATCGTCGATGAAAACCTGGACGCGGTGGTGCTGACCTATCGGGAAAGCCGCACCCTGGACTCGGCAGGGCGGACCAAGATCAAGGAACTCGAGATCGCGAGCGCCGCGCCGCTGCGCACCGTCATCGAGGCGGGGATCGCCACCGGCACATTCCACGGCGTCGACGTCGACCTCGTGGTTTTCGACATCATGCTCCTCGCACACGGTTGGGCGCTCAAGCGCTGGCACTTCGGCGAGCTGTACACCCTCGATGAATACATCGGGCTACAGACCCGTTTCACGCTCAACTCGCTGGTACGCGACCGCGGCACCGAAAGCTAGCCACGGTCCCGCGTCGACGACGAAAACATCCCCCGGACCACCACCGCCGCGGCCCCCGCGGCATAGGCTGACAGCCATGCCCAACTCAGGCCCTCTCTCCGGCAAAACCATGTTCATTTCCGGTGCCAGCCGTGGCATCGGCCTGGCGATCGCCAAGCGCGCCGCCCGCGACGGCGCCAACGTCGCGCTGATCGCCAAGACCGCCGAACCGCATCCCAAGCTCGACGGCACGATCTACACGGCGGCCGCCGAAATCGAAGAGGCCGGCGGGCAGGCGCTGCCGATCGTCGGCGACATCCGTGATGGAGACTCCGTGGCAGGGGCCGTGGCCACCACCGTCGAACGGTTCGGCGGCATCGACATCTGTGTGAACAACGCCTCGGCGATCAATCTCGGCTCGATCCTCGAAGTGCCGCTGAAGCGCTTCGATCTGATGAACGGCATCGAGGTGCGCGGTACCTACGCGGTGTCGCAGGCCTGCATTCCGCACATGATCGGCCGCGACAATCCGCACATCCTGACGCTGTCCCCGCCGATCCGGCTGGAGCCCCAATGGCTCAAGCCCACCGCCTACATGATGGCCAAGTTCGGGATGACGCTGTGTGCACTCGGTATGGCCGAGGAACTGCGCGGGCAGGGTATCGCCTCCAACACGCTCTGGCCGCGCACCATGATCGCGACCGCCGCGGTACAGAACCTGCTCGGCGGAGACGAGGCGATGGCGCGCTCTCGCACCCCCGACATCTATGCCGACGCCGCGTACGCCATCGTGACCAAGCCCGCCCGCGAGTACACCGGCAACTCCCTGCTGTGCGAGGACGTGCTGGTGGACTCCGGTGTCACCGATCTGTCGGTCTATGACTGTGTGCCCGGTAGCGACCTGGGCGTGGACCTGTGGGTCGACACCGTCAACCCACCGGGATACGCGCAGCCCTAGCCGCGCGATGAGGCGACAGTGACCGACGTCTTCGTCGAAAGCGAGTTCGCGCCGCTACGCAGCGTGGTGCTCGCCCAGTCCGAACTGGCGCTGCCGGAAGACATCCCGGATTCCGACCTGGAATTCCTTGCCTCCGACTCGGCTGAAAACGTTGCCGCTGGACAGGATTTCGGCACAGCTTGCCCGCAGCGGCAGCGGTTGTGGCTGCAGGAACGGCGCAACTTCGAGGCGGTGCTGCACCGCTACGGTGTCGAAGTACTACGTCCGCGGATGTTGACCGCGGCCGAGAAAGCCGCGGCAGGCTCCGACGGATACGCCAATTTCTTTGTGCGCGACCCGTTTTTCACCATCGGAGATGTCGTGATCGAGGGCTCCCTTCGGTTTCGGCATCGCCGTCGCGAGGTCTTGCCGGTCCGCGACATCATGCTCGAGCGGGTGTATCCCGCCACCTGCGACTATGTCGCCGTCCCGGCTCCCGAAATCGCCGCCGCCGACGATACGACGCTGGGGCCCGGTCCGTTCTTAGAGGGCGGCGATGTCCTGGTTCTCGGCCGGCAGGTTTTCGTGGGGACATCGGGTCTTGCGTCGAATGCACTCGGCGCGCGCTGGCTGGCCAAGCTGCTCGCTACGCGGGGCTACACCGTTGAGGTGGTCCGTTTGGTCCCCGACATCCTGCACCTGGACTGTGCGCTCGGATTGATCCGCGACGGCCTGCTGGTGGTGTGCGAAGACGCACTGCTCGACGGGGTTCCCGCCGCGCTGACGTCTTGGGACCGGATACCGGTTTCGCTGGCGCAGGCTAAGGAACTGGCCACCAACGGGTTGCCGATCTCCCCCGACGTTTACGTCACCGATCCCGCCTTTGGTTGGGTCGGTGAGCAATTGGAACACCGTGGCGTCACGGTCGAGTACATCGAGTTCGGAATCAGCCGGTCGCTGGGCGGTGCGTTCCGGTGCAGCACCCAGCCTTTACTGCGACGCCGCTAGCTGTATGAGGCCATGACGTTGGTGACGCCGTTAGTCAGTCCTGATGCTGTGGGCGGGCTTCAGGAAAGGGTGATAGACGCCCTTGGTGGGGAATTAGGCGAGCAAGGGATGGGCCGCCGGATTCGCGGTCAGGGCGATACGCCTGCAGACGGTGATATCGCGGAGCTTGCGTCATCAACGAGTCGGACCGCCCAGTGCATCGAGGTAGGGGCGCAAGACGTTCGATTGGCGCCGAAGGCGGTCGGCTGCCTCGTGTTGATGTATCGAGCGGTAGTGCTTCTCCTGCGTCTCATACTCGCGCAGGAGGTCTCGAATGAGTGCGTGGATGTCGGACATGGTCAGCTCGCGTCTGGGCGCCTCGGTTGATCCGACTCCGGGCGAGGAGTGCGCGACGGTGCCGTCTGCAGATCGCGGCGTCTGCTCCTCGGATTGGACTGCTTCGGCGTTGTCGATCGCGGCGATCATGGTTCGCAGGACTGAGACCATTTCCGGTTGGCGCGATTTGAGCGCGGCGCGAAGGTCGCGGCGTACTTCTTTGCGGAAGGCCCAGGAATCCTCTGCGTGTGTCACGGTGTCGTGCGTTGGTTCAGGAAAGTGTGGAGGTCGTTGCCGTCGTCGAAGAGACCGTGACCCGTGTCGGCGAGCAGGTTGACCGCTGCCGCGGGCTGCAGACGTGTCAAGCGTGCGGCGGTGTCGCGCGAGTTGAGCATGCGGTCGCGCGCACCCAGCACAACGAAAAGTGGTGCGAAGATTGCCTTTAGGTCATCGTCGGAGAAGACGGGCAGTGTGTCGTGGCGGGGGCGATAGTTGCGTTGGATCAGCAACAGGTAATCGATGACGGGACCAGGAATGCGGCCCGGCCCAAGCGTAATCCGCAGAGCACGACGCGTACCACGCTCGCCGAATGCCATCAGGGCCAGTGCGGCGAGGACGGCACCGTAGCGTTGACGGCCGATACCGCCCGGGGCCCGCAGCGCCAATCGTTGGACGCGGTCTGGCCGGCGGATCGCGTAATCCGTGGCCAGCCACCCGCCCAAGGACACCCCCACGAAGCCAGCGGCATCGACGCCCAGCCTATCGAGCACGTCATCGAGCCATAACGCAAAGGCATCGGAATCAAGTGGCGGCCGCGACGGCGCGCTCAATCCGGGCTCTCCGACGAGGTCGACCATGTACAGCCGGTGGGTCGCTGACCACCGCGACGCGTCGGTCTGCCAGATCGCGCTGTTGCTCCCCGCGCCGTGCAGCAATACAACCGGTGGAGCATCGGTGGGTCCGCAGTCCATGACGAAGGTGTCGCCCTCGCGTGTGGCGACGATGCGACGCCGCAGCGGCACTGCCCAGCGCTGAAGGTGTTCGCGGTAACGACGCTCGACGGCTTGCTGGCCAGATGAGGAGCGGTAGACGTCGGCGTTCACTTGTCGTCCTGGCGTGTCAGGGCGCCAATCAATCCGATGACGGATGCCGTGGATTCTGGGTCACCGACGACGAAGACCGTGAGACGGCAGGCAGATTCGTCATATGTCGAATGAACGTCGAGCTGTCCTGGCCCACTTGAGTCGCTGATCGCTGCAGCGGTGAGATGTGTAGTGATGCGATCCATGGTGAGGCGGTCGACATTGTCGATGTGCACGACAGTAGAGACGTGAGCGTGTGGGCTGCTCGCCGGCTCGTCGGTAACCGCACCAGCGAAAGCTTGCAAGTCTCGTTTGGTGATGCGGTATTGCTTGCCCATACGCACGGCCGGCAGGCGACCGTCACGGACGTATCCCCGGACGGTTCGTACGTGCAGTCCGAGAATGTCGGCAACCTGCTCAGCCGAGTACACAGCAATGCTCACATCCGCAAACTACCCTATCACTACCTATAACGCTAGTTATAGGTAGTGATAGGGATGTATTCATACGCCGGGCACATCCAGGTCCACAATGTGTAGGCACATCGAGGGGGCCTTCAGCCACCCCTACGAGTGCCCCGATCGATTTGAATTCTGTTGTACGCGAGAACTATTGACCGATCTAACACCTGTTGGCACGTGTAGGCCCTCACGGGTTCCGACGACTACCGCTCATCACGCACAACCCAGCTGATCCCGGCCGCCGTCCACAACGTCATGACCCGCAACAGCTAGCCGACGCCCCGCGGCGCGACCCCCGGCGGGACGCCGGGCGGCGACGGCTCGCTGGGCCGCCCCGGGATGACCAGCCTGAACCGGGCGCCCCCATCGTGGGGAACGCACGTCAGCGTCCCACCGTGCGCCACGGCCAGCGCCCGGGCTATCGGCAATCCCAGTCCCGCGCCGCCGTGGTCGCGGCCGCGGGCGCTGTCCAGGCGCACCAGCCGATCGAAGATCCGTTCGGCGTCCTCGGCACGCACGCCGATGCCGGTGTCGGTGACGACCACCGCGACACCACCGCTGTCTTTGCTGACATCGACGTTGATCTGCCCACCAGGGGGGGTGTAGCGACGCGCGTTGTCGAGCAGGTTGGACAGAATCTGGGCGACTCGCGTGGGGTCGACCCGGGCGGTCGCCGAGTCCAGTCCCGTACGCCCGATCTGTAGTTGCGGAGCAAGCAGCGCCGCCCGATCCAGTTGAGTATCAATGATGCTGATCAGATCGATGTCTTTGAGCTCCAAAGGCAATCCGGCATCGATATAGCTAAGGTCCAGCATGTCGGTGACCAGCCGGGTGGCCCGCCGCGCTTCGGTCAGCAGCAGGCTGGCGCGACGATGCTGGCGAAGAACCTCGGGCTCGATGGCGTCCTCGGTGCTGGACTGGCCGACATGCACGCTGACGTTTCCCGCGATCTGCTCCGCGGCGGCCTGCATTCCCGCTATCGGGGTGCGCAGTTCATGGGCAGCGTCGGCGAGAAAACGCCGTACCGCCGCTTCCGCTCGCTGCGCCCCCTGCGCGGCGCGCTGCGCCCGCTTCTCAGAGTCCTCCAACTCGTCGAGCATGTCGTCGAAAGCTTCTGCCGCCCGGCCCAGTTCGGTCTTGGGACGGTCGGGGCGCAGTCGCCGGCCCCGATCCCCGGTGGTGATGTCACGGGCGAGATCAGTGAGCCGGTCCAGCGGCGCGAGCAGCGCACGGCTTGCCCCGGCCAGCAAGGTCGATGCCAGCAGCAAGGTTCCCAGACCGGCCTCGATCATCAAGCGCCGCAATCTGCGCAACGTCTCGTCGGACTCCGTGGTGTCGGCGACCAGGATCACCCGGTCGCCGTTGGCGAAGGGATGCACCAAGACTGTTGCGGTGTCGTCGGGCTCCAGCGGCGGGGCCGGAATCTTCGATCCGGTGGTTGCATCGGGCTCGATCGCGGGGTCACCGTAGCTGGTGCCGTCGGCGGTGACCACCAGTGCGGCGATGATGCCGCCGTTGAGTTGTTCCGACATCTGTTCAGCCGAGATGCCCAGTGCTACTAATGAATCCGCGCGCGCGGTCGCCGCTGCCAGTCGTTCGTGCACGCTGCGCGTTGCCAGCGCAGTCAGGGTGGCATTGATCACCAGCCCCATCGCCAGCATCAGCATGACCAGCAGCGCCAGCACCATCACCGTCAGCCGGCGCCGCAGCGAGGGGGTGGCGGTCATGAGCCCGAAAGTTCCAGCCGGTAACCGATTCCCCGCACGGTATGCAGGATCCGTGGTCCGTGCGCCTCGAGCTTCTGCCTCAACCCGCTGATGTGGACCTGCACCAGGTTGGGGTCGTAAGCCTCATAACCCCACACCGCGTTGAGGATCTGGGCGCTGCTGACAATGCGGCCGCGTTGTTCGACGAGGTAGACCAGCACGCGCAGCTCGGTGGCGGTCAAACCCAGCGGGGTGCCCGAGCGGGAGGCCACTCCGGCGTCGACATCGACCATCAGATCGCCGAACTGCACGGCCGCCGGCAACCGGCCACGCCGGCGCAGCACCGCACCGACCCGCGACACCAGTTCGGCCAGCTCGAACGGCTTGACCACGTAGTCGTCGGCGCCGCCGTCCAGACCGCGCAACCGGTCGGGTAAGCCGTCGCGCGCGGTGAGCAGCACCACCCCTACCTCGCCCCAGCGCAGGATCACGTCCATCAGCGCGAAGCCGTCGCGTCCCGGCAACATGACGTCGAGGACCACCAGATCCGGCCGGAATCCGTCCAGCACCTCCTCCAGGCCGTGGCCATCGGGCTGGGTGTCGGTGAGGTAGCCGGCGTCGGCCAGGGCCTCGCTGACCATCTCTCGAATGGTCTCGGAGTCCTCGACAACCAGAACCCGCGGCGTTCCCACGCTGAAGGGAGTACCGCCGCGACGGTCGGCGGACCGGGAATCGGCCATGGTCCATTGATAACACCGTCACGCCACGATGGGGAGAGCCGACCGGCGCGGCGTACGCCGGCCGCCGCGTTCTTCAGGTTCACTTCAAGTTGACTGTCTACGGTCACAGTGACCGAGTGCGCCCGGCAACCCCTCGCAACGGCGCGAACCGGGAAATTCAGGAGGCACCATGACGCCTACTACCAACAGGATTGTCTGACAATGGATTTCGCGATGCTGCCCCCAGAGGTCAACTCGAGCCGGATGTACTCGGGGGCAGGCGCACAGCCCTTGCTGACCGCTGCTGCCGCCTGGGGCTCGCTGGCCGCCGAACTGAACAGCGTGGGTGTGGCGTACGACTCGGTGATCGACGAGCTGTCCGCCGGCTGGGGCGGGCCCAGCGCAGCAGCGATGGCCGCCGCTGCGGCACCATACGCCCAGTGGATGCATGCCACCGCCGCCCAGGCCGAACACACCGCTTCGTCGGCCCGGACCGCCGCCGCCGCCTACGACGCGGCGTTCGCCATGACCGTGCCTCCCCCGGCGGTCACCGCCAACCGCACTCAGATGATGTCGCTGCTTGCCTCCAACTATCTGGGTCAGAACACCGCCGCCATAGCGGCCACCGACGCCCAGTACTACGAAATGTGGGCCCAGGACGCCGCCGCCATGTACGGCTACGCCACCAGTTCCGCCGCCGCCACCAGGCTGGTCCCGTTTACCCAGCCCCCGCGCACCACCAATCCCACCGGGACGGCGAATCAGGCCGGTGCGGTCGGACAGGCCACCGCCACCGCGGCGGGCAGTCACTCCGATACCGCGGTTTCCGCGATCACCCAGGCCCTACAGGGCCTCAGCGCGCCGGGCTCGGCGGCGGCGGGATCGAATGCGACGCTAACCGGTTCGATCGGGTCGGCGGCGGCAATGGAGCCCGGGCTGGCGGCCTCCTACTTGGCGTTGGGCTCCAGCCTGTTCGGGACCTTCGTCATCGACTCGGCCGGTACCTTCGGCGTAGACGCGGCCGGCACCTTCGGGATCGACCTGATCGGTGTCGGCGAGATCGAGAGCGAACTGTTGCCGGAGATGGCCCTGGCCAGCGCGATCACTCCGGTGAGCGCCGAACTGGGTGAAGCGGCCACGCTCAGCGGGCTGTCGGTGCCACAGGCCTGGGCCACGGCGGCGCCGACGACCACCGTGATCCAGCAGGTCGGCGGCGCGTTGCCGACTGCCACGCAAGCTGCACTCCCTGCCGCCTCGGCGGGCGCCTCCGCATTGCCGCTGGCCGCCATCGGCGCCGCCGGGCTGGCCGGTCGGGCCACCGCGGGCGTAGGGCGGGGCCGCGCGGCGGCCACCGCGAACCCGAAAACCACCCCCAAACGGACACCGCGCGCCCTGGTCAAACAGCGCGACCAAGCCGAGAAGCCGGAGCAGCCGCCGGTACGGCCGTTGAACGGACCGATCACGCGGATCTCCGGTGAGCTGCGGGAACTGGCCGATCTGCGTGATGCCGGGATCCTCACCGAAGAAGAGTTCACCCGGGAAAAGCAGCGCCTCCTCGGCCGGTAGCACCCATGGATTTCGCATTGTTGCCACCGGAGGTGAACTCCGGCCGGATGTATTCCGGCGCAGGCGCCGGCCCCTTGCTGGCCGCAGCGTCGTCCTGGGATGCGCTGGGCGCCGAGCTGCACAGCGCGGGCCTCGCCTACACCTCGGTGCTCACCGAACTGGGCTCCGGCTGGGCAGGCCCCAGTGCGCGGGCCATGGGCGCCGCCGCAGCGCCGTACGCCCAATGGCTGCACACCGCCGCGATCCAGGCCGAGGAGACCGCTATCGCCGCACGTGCCGCCACCGCCGCCTACGAGACCGCTTTCGCCATGACCGTGCCGCCACCGGTCATCGCCGCCAACCGCAGCCTGCTGATGACTCTGGTGGCGACCAACTTCCTGGGCCAGAACACTCCCGCGATCGCGGCCACCGAAGCCCACTATTACGAGATGTGGGCCCAGGACGCCACCGCCATGTACGGCTACGCCGCCGGTGCCGCCACCGCCGGCAGGCTGAGCCCGTTCAGGCAGCCACCGCGCACCACCAACTCCGCGGCTGCGTCGGCCCAGTCAGCGGCGGTCATGCAGGCGGCCGCCACCACCGCGGAGGGCCACGGCGAGGGCGTCATCACCACCGTCACCCATGCGCTGGAGTCCTCGTCGGCCGTGGCCGAGGCCATCGGCGCCGACGCGCTCTTGATCAGCGAACCCGCGATGGAAGTCGGCATGGCCGGCGTCGAGCTGGTTGTCGACTCGATGGGCACGTTCGGCATCGACGCACTCGGCACGTTCCTGTTCGACGCGATGGGCGCCGCCGAGGTGGGCCAGGAATTGCTGCGGGCCGCCATGGCCGGTGCGCTGCCGGTCTCGGCCAACTTCGCCTCGGCAACCTCGATCAGCGGGCTGTCGGTGCCGCTGGCCTGGGCGTCGGCCGCGGAGGCGGCGGTGGCTCCGCAGATCGGCATGTCGCTGGCGTCCGTCGGTACCGCCGCCGCCACATCGGCCGTTCCGGCTGTGGCCGCCGGTGAGACGATGATCCCCG is a window from the Mycobacterium sp. SVM_VP21 genome containing:
- a CDS encoding PPE domain-containing protein; amino-acid sequence: MDFAMLPPEVNSSRMYSGAGAQPLLTAAAAWGSLAAELNSVGVAYDSVIDELSAGWGGPSAAAMAAAAAPYAQWMHATAAQAEHTASSARTAAAAYDAAFAMTVPPPAVTANRTQMMSLLASNYLGQNTAAIAATDAQYYEMWAQDAAAMYGYATSSAAATRLVPFTQPPRTTNPTGTANQAGAVGQATATAAGSHSDTAVSAITQALQGLSAPGSAAAGSNATLTGSIGSAAAMEPGLAASYLALGSSLFGTFVIDSAGTFGVDAAGTFGIDLIGVGEIESELLPEMALASAITPVSAELGEAATLSGLSVPQAWATAAPTTTVIQQVGGALPTATQAALPAASAGASALPLAAIGAAGLAGRATAGVGRGRAAATANPKTTPKRTPRALVKQRDQAEKPEQPPVRPLNGPITRISGELRELADLRDAGILTEEEFTREKQRLLGR
- a CDS encoding PPE domain-containing protein codes for the protein MDFALLPPEVNSGRMYSGAGAGPLLAAASSWDALGAELHSAGLAYTSVLTELGSGWAGPSARAMGAAAAPYAQWLHTAAIQAEETAIAARAATAAYETAFAMTVPPPVIAANRSLLMTLVATNFLGQNTPAIAATEAHYYEMWAQDATAMYGYAAGAATAGRLSPFRQPPRTTNSAAASAQSAAVMQAAATTAEGHGEGVITTVTHALESSSAVAEAIGADALLISEPAMEVGMAGVELVVDSMGTFGIDALGTFLFDAMGAAEVGQELLRAAMAGALPVSANFASATSISGLSVPLAWASAAEAAVAPQIGMSLASVGTAAATSAVPAVAAGETMIPAAGMAAAGVAGRAGAGATRGHRLPTAGTVAPPPVPRPNELPEVPASSAFGLLMGADIELRELAELRNAGILTDEEYALEKHSLVGR